The Uruburuella testudinis genome window below encodes:
- a CDS encoding FAD-dependent oxidoreductase has protein sequence MGKGDFELFIPRVLNIVPQQTTTAPADHYGVIILGGGMAGWAVAEAVRSLDEASPMLMVTACNGDRYHKPELSVAISKGVDAAKIVKKTGSSAAAELNLSLLPKTFVLNIDSRLKQIRTTRGAFTYDKLVFATGATPFMPDVLPPQYCWRINHLTGFDGLQKALAKGPQRVVIVGGGMIGTELAEDISRAGHRVTIIDRAEYPLCGLLPEQAGRRLAEALHSQGIRYCGGRHVSGAARAEDGSYRLSSIGTAGIAYLDVADQIVVAAGLKTDPRLPERAGLDFHPASGVRVHPDTLQTSVADIYALGDCIDLNGKACRFIAPLQAQADIIAAEIMGQTHAPYAHSEPVVRLKTKSLSVVVSGSPDRDAAWAVQKNSAEELCLQQMQQRQVSAEIRISRP, from the coding sequence GTGGGCAAAGGCGATTTCGAATTATTTATTCCGCGCGTACTCAATATCGTGCCGCAGCAAACCACCACCGCGCCTGCAGACCACTACGGCGTGATTATTCTCGGCGGCGGCATGGCCGGCTGGGCAGTGGCCGAAGCCGTGCGCAGTCTGGATGAAGCCAGCCCCATGCTGATGGTTACCGCCTGCAACGGCGACCGTTACCACAAGCCCGAGTTGTCGGTGGCCATCAGCAAAGGCGTTGATGCGGCCAAAATCGTGAAAAAAACCGGCAGCAGTGCCGCCGCCGAACTCAACTTGAGCCTGCTGCCGAAAACCTTTGTGCTCAATATCGACAGCCGTCTGAAACAAATCCGCACCACCCGCGGCGCCTTTACCTACGACAAACTGGTATTCGCCACCGGCGCCACCCCGTTTATGCCCGACGTGTTGCCGCCGCAATATTGCTGGCGCATCAACCACCTTACCGGCTTCGACGGCCTGCAAAAAGCGTTGGCCAAAGGCCCGCAGCGGGTGGTGATAGTCGGCGGCGGCATGATCGGCACCGAGCTGGCCGAAGACATCAGCCGCGCCGGCCACCGCGTGACCATTATCGACCGCGCCGAATACCCGCTCTGCGGCCTGTTGCCGGAGCAGGCGGGGCGGCGCTTGGCCGAAGCGCTGCACAGTCAGGGCATACGCTATTGCGGCGGCCGCCATGTGAGCGGCGCGGCGCGGGCAGAAGACGGCAGCTACCGGCTCAGCAGCATCGGCACGGCCGGCATCGCCTATCTGGATGTGGCCGACCAGATTGTGGTGGCCGCCGGGCTGAAAACCGACCCCCGCCTGCCCGAACGCGCCGGATTGGATTTCCACCCCGCCAGCGGCGTCCGCGTGCACCCCGACACCTTGCAAACCAGCGTGGCTGATATTTATGCCTTGGGCGACTGCATCGATTTAAACGGCAAAGCCTGCCGCTTTATTGCGCCGCTGCAAGCGCAGGCCGACATCATCGCCGCCGAAATCATGGGGCAGACACATGCGCCCTATGCCCACAGCGAGCCGGTGGTGCGTCTGAAAACCAAAAGCCTGTCGGTGGTGGTATCGGGCAGCCCCGACCGCGACGCCGCTTGGGCAGTGCAGAAAAACAGCGCCGAAGAATTGTGTTTGCAGCAAATGCAGCAACGGCAAGTCAGTGCCGAAATCCGCATCAGCCGGCCTTAG
- a CDS encoding acyl-CoA dehydrogenase family protein encodes MTPLSSEFLQHPPALFVPEWADGAKVLADTNRIAREALAPKTYDIDLGYYPLDIMAQLGAAGALAPHMSAQGLRFDLAIDAMRAVSRVCGTTGFMTWAHHACGLYLDQSENPAIHSGSVIQSHMHGQTFGGTALSNPMKAWTDIEPMALRAKKVNGGYSVSGSLPWVSHIGRGQYCGAVAQVESAGAPYDILFLLRLDERAELRQCPKFSGMEGSGTYGIGLKDYFVPHDDIIADPAKPFILKIRAAFILLQMGLGLGIIEGCIDDIKSVEDQLGHVNQFLEDQAGGLQTLLDAAAKQTREMAQTPFDTGKDFLLDVIDLRAQGAKYCLRASEAALMHTGARGYLAAASAQRRVREAQFVAIVTPAIKHLRFLAQQLLTEEMPA; translated from the coding sequence ATGACCCCGCTCAGCTCCGAATTCCTGCAACACCCGCCCGCTTTGTTTGTACCCGAATGGGCCGACGGCGCCAAAGTGCTGGCCGACACAAACCGCATTGCCCGCGAAGCGCTTGCCCCGAAAACCTATGATATCGATCTTGGCTATTACCCGCTCGACATCATGGCCCAACTCGGCGCCGCAGGTGCGCTCGCCCCGCACATGAGCGCGCAGGGGCTGCGTTTTGATTTGGCCATTGATGCCATGCGCGCCGTGAGCCGGGTGTGCGGCACCACCGGTTTTATGACCTGGGCGCACCATGCCTGCGGGCTCTATCTCGACCAATCGGAAAACCCCGCCATTCACAGCGGCAGCGTGATTCAAAGCCATATGCACGGCCAAACCTTCGGCGGCACCGCCCTTTCCAACCCCATGAAAGCCTGGACCGACATTGAGCCGATGGCCTTGCGGGCGAAAAAAGTGAACGGCGGCTACAGCGTTTCCGGCAGCCTGCCGTGGGTGAGCCACATCGGCCGCGGCCAGTATTGCGGCGCCGTGGCGCAGGTGGAAAGCGCCGGCGCCCCCTACGATATTCTGTTTCTGCTGCGGCTGGATGAGCGTGCCGAATTGCGCCAATGCCCCAAATTCAGCGGCATGGAAGGCAGCGGCACCTACGGCATCGGCCTGAAAGACTATTTCGTGCCGCACGACGACATCATTGCCGACCCGGCCAAACCGTTTATCTTGAAAATCCGCGCCGCCTTCATCTTGCTGCAAATGGGCTTGGGGCTGGGCATTATCGAAGGCTGCATCGACGACATCAAAAGCGTGGAAGACCAGCTCGGCCATGTCAACCAGTTTCTCGAAGACCAAGCCGGCGGCCTGCAAACTCTGCTCGATGCCGCCGCCAAACAAACCCGCGAAATGGCACAAACACCGTTTGATACCGGCAAAGATTTTCTGCTCGATGTGATCGATTTGCGCGCACAAGGAGCGAAATACTGCCTGCGGGCCAGCGAAGCGGCGCTGATGCACACCGGCGCCCGCGGCTATCTGGCCGCCGCATCCGCCCAGCGGCGCGTGCGCGAGGCGCAGTTTGTCGCCATCGTAACCCCCGCCATCAAGCACCTGCGCTTTTTGGCACAGCAACTGCTCACTGAGGAGATGCCCGCATGA
- a CDS encoding OsmC family protein, whose protein sequence is MTETTYLRPIDAEGLEKFAAAGRENPDRKGTNKVHTVSVGKFRTISYLTNGDPCHPGVVVDEPYHLFGENTAPAPGEVVLSALGGCLTVGIVAVATHRQVKLSKLEVFLEADIGNTAAWGAGGAEREPAQMGFQAIRVKIDIDGDADKETLAEIVQHANYFSPVANTMRNPVAFEISTL, encoded by the coding sequence ATGACCGAAACCACTTACCTGCGCCCCATCGATGCCGAAGGCCTGGAAAAATTCGCCGCCGCCGGCCGTGAAAACCCCGACCGCAAAGGCACCAACAAAGTGCACACCGTATCAGTGGGCAAATTCCGCACCATCAGCTACCTCACCAACGGCGACCCCTGCCACCCGGGCGTGGTGGTCGACGAGCCTTACCACCTCTTCGGCGAAAACACCGCGCCGGCACCGGGCGAAGTGGTGCTGAGCGCACTGGGCGGCTGCCTCACCGTCGGCATCGTGGCCGTGGCCACCCACCGCCAAGTGAAACTGAGCAAGCTCGAAGTGTTTCTCGAAGCCGACATCGGCAACACCGCCGCTTGGGGTGCCGGCGGCGCCGAGCGCGAACCTGCGCAAATGGGCTTTCAGGCCATCCGCGTCAAAATCGACATCGACGGCGATGCCGATAAAGAAACGCTGGCCGAAATCGTGCAGCACGCCAATTATTTCTCACCGGTAGCCAACACCATGCGCAACCCGGTGGCCTTTGAAATCAGCACCTTGTAA